A single region of the Musa acuminata AAA Group cultivar baxijiao chromosome BXJ1-11, Cavendish_Baxijiao_AAA, whole genome shotgun sequence genome encodes:
- the LOC135596514 gene encoding replication factor C subunit 3-like, giving the protein MKGPFASFRRSSSEPAVSTSDDAGSTAPDSSAAHSSFLAEEPLRHSQGLLRSFLPSLGFSPGRSKTLPDGAATATSSLGSPPAGHPGGSQISQSSTRGEEGGSRGEITSTSPTSKPSRESEPVPVHLSPVAVTAPAAADAIITAVEKKGSTTNSKDAVSTGVFEEKAYVWANKYRPSALNEFICNRDQAMELRQMVNAPQFSHLIFEGPPGVGKKTMVLATLRDAFGPENLKMKTELKKFELKGEFITNIEVIMRRSSQHVEVNLSDLHGYEKHVIISLIHESYIPSDRYDNCDHTNVRVVVLHEADKLSTDAQHYVCWLMEKYKGCNKIFFCCSDTSKLQIIKPICKIVKLRPPSDNEIIEVLEFIARQESIDLPHHMAKRFAENSKHNLRQAIRSFEASWNSNYSLKENQDILTGWEDDIASIAKSIVDEQSPKQLYIIRGKLKNLIEYDVSPDFIFTTLIVELKKHLDDQLQAKIDDLYREYKNWDNMSFLDAIKHTSLEHPEPSDLKRNVRYFMRIEEFIAKFMSLYKSATTKRVDGP; this is encoded by the exons ATGAAGGGCCCCTTCGCCTCCTTCCGCCGTTCCTCCTCCGAACCCGCTGTCTCTACCTCTGACGACGCAGGATCTACGGCACCCGATTCCTCCGCCGCCCACTCCTCCTTCCTTGCCGAGGAACCCCTCCGCCATAGCCAGGGCCTTCTCCGTTCCTTCCTCCCGAGCCTCGGTTTCAGCCCTGGCCGCAGCAAGACCCTTCCGGACGGCGCCGCCACGGCCACGTCGTCGCTCGGGTCCCCACCCGCGGGTCATCCTGGTGGGTCTCAGATTTCCCAGTCCTCGACTCGTGGTGAGGAGGGTGGATCGAGGGGGGAGATTACCTCTACCTCTCCGACGAGCAAGCCCTCGAGGGAGAGCGAACCGGTTCCGGTCCACCTATCACCCGTCGCTGTTACGGCGCCGGCTGCTGCTGATGCAATCATCACCGCCGTAGAGAAGAAGGGCAGCACCACCAATTCGAAGGATGCGGTGAGCACTGGGGTTTTTGAGGAGAAGGCATATGTTTGGGCAAACAAGTACCGACCAAGTGCTCTAAACGAGTTCATCTGTAACAGAGACCAGGCTATGGAACTCCGCCAGATG GTTAATGCACCCCAATTCAGCCATTTAATATTTGAAGGCCCTCCAGGGGTCGGGAAGAAAACTATGGTTTTAGCAACATTGAGAGATGCCTTTGGACCTGAGAATTTAAAG ATGAAAACCGAGCTGAAAAAGTTTGAGCTGaag GGAGAATTCATTACAAATATTGAAGTTATCATGAGGAGATCTTCCCAACATGTTGAGGTCAACCTATCTGATTTGCATGGGTACGAGAAACATGTCATAATATCTTTGATACATGAATCATATATACCATCAGATAGATACGACAACTGTGATCATACAAATGTCAGAG TGGTGGTTCTCCATGAGGCTGACAAGCTTTCAACAGATGCTCAACATTATGTCTGTTGGCTCATGGAAAAGTACAAGGGTTGCAATAAGATTTTTTTCTGCTGTTCAGATACCTCAAAGCTTCAGATCATCAAACCTATTTGCAAGATCGTAAAGCTTCGACCACCATCAGACAATGAG ATTATTGAAGTTCTTGAGTTTATTGCAAGGCAAGAATCCATAGATTTGCCACACCACATGGCCAAGAGATTTGCTGAGAACTCAAAGCATAATCTTCGACAAGCAATACGTTCTTTTGAAGCATCTTGGAACTCAAA TTATTCTCTCAAAGAAAACCAGGATATCCTAACTGGATGGGAAGATGATATAGCTAGCATAGCCAAAAGTATTGTTGACGAGCAAAGCCCTAAACA ATTGTATATAATCCGTGGAAAGCTTAAGAATCTTATCGAGTATGATGTATCGCCAGATTTTATATTTACt ACACTTATAGTTGAACTCAAGAAGCATTTGGATGATCAACTCCAAGCCAAGATAGACGACTTGTATCGGGAATATAAAAAT TGGGATAACATGAGCTTCTTGGATGCCATCAAGCATACATCATTGGAACATCCTGAACCAAGTGACTTGAAAAGGAACGTACGCTATTTTATGAGGATCGAAG AATTTATAGCCAAGTTCATGAGCCTGTACAAATCAGCCACCACAAAGAGGGTAGACGGACCCTAA